One region of Primulina tabacum isolate GXHZ01 chromosome 1, ASM2559414v2, whole genome shotgun sequence genomic DNA includes:
- the LOC142539915 gene encoding LOW QUALITY PROTEIN: putative CoA ligase CCL9 (The sequence of the model RefSeq protein was modified relative to this genomic sequence to represent the inferred CDS: deleted 1 base in 1 codon), translating into MASSTLTGLMKHVAGKFPSRRSVSVSGKFDVTHSRLNQMVEEAAAQLVAAGVSPGDVVALNFPNTVEFVVMFLAVIRVRATAAPLNSAYTFDEFEFYLSDSESKLLLTSKEGNEPAQAAAAKLNIGHISAALPAADSGIVLSPSPAGVDLNSLSELINQPSDVALFLHTSGTTSRPKGVPLTQNNLYSSIQNIKQVYKIVESDSTVIVLPLFHVHGLLAGLLSSLGAGAAVALPAAGRFSASTFWSDMIKYKANWYTAVPTIHQIILDRHLSKPEPFYPKLRFIRSCSASLAPAIMARLEEAFEAPVLEAYAMTEASHLMASNPLPEDGPHKPGSVGKPVGQEMGILNEKGVVQGANVNGEVCIRGPNVTRGYKNNPDANTSAFEFGWFHTGDVGFFDPDAYLHLVGRIKELINRGGEKISPIEVDAVLLSHPEIAQAVAFGVPDDKYGEEINCAVIPREGSNLDEAEVSRFCKKNLAAFKVPKKVFITDSLPKTATGKIQRRIVAEHFLAQISIAKVPKFGA; encoded by the exons atGGCTAGTTCTACTCTCACCGGCTTGATGAAGCATGTCGCCGGGAAATTCCCTTCCCGGAGGTCCGTTTCGGTATCCGGGAAGTTCGATGTCACCCACTCACGCCTGAATCAGATGGTGGAGGAGGCCGCCGCTCAGCTCGTCGCCGCTGGTGTGAGCCCCGGCGATGTGGTTGCGCTTAATTTTCCCAACACAGTGGAG TTTGTGGTGATGTTTCTGGCCGTTATTCGAGTCCGAGCCACGGCGGCGCCGCTGAACTCCGCCTACACATTCGACGAATTCGAGTTCTATTTATCAGATTCTGAATCTAAGCTTCTTCTCACTTCGAAAGAAGGCAACGAGCCCGCTCAA GCCGCCGCCGCGAAGCTAAACATCGGTCATATCTCAGCCGCTTTACCAGCCGCCGATTCTGGTATTGTACTCTCTCCATCTCCGGCCGGGGTAGACCTTAACTCCCTGTCTGAACTCATAAACCAACCCTCCGACGTCGCCCTATTCCTCCACACCTCCGGCACCACCAGCCGACCCAAAGGCGTCCCTTTAACCCAGAACAATCTGTATTCATCTATACAGAACATTAAACAAGTGTATAAAATCGTTGAATCAGACTCCACCGTGATCGTTCTTCCCCTGTTTCACGTCCACGGCTTGTTAGCCGGTTTATTAAGCTCTCTTGGCGCTGGAGCCGCCGTAGCTCTTCCCGCCGCCGGCAGGTTCTCTGCTTCCACCTTCTGGTCGGATATGATCAAGTATAAGGCCAATTGGTACACCGCCGTACCCACCATCCACCAAATCATACTCGACCGCCACCTTTCCAAACCCGAACCGTTTTACCCGAAACTCCGGTTCATCCGGAGCTGCAGTGCCTCATTGGCGCCGGCGATCATGGCACGGCTAGAGGAGGCGTTCGAGGCACCGGTTTTAGAGGCATACGCCATGACGGAGGCTTCTCATTTGATGGCTTCAAACCCGTTACCCGAGGATGGCCCGCATAAGCCCGGGTCGGTCGGGAAACCCGTGGGTCAAGAAATGGGAATATTGAATGAGAAGGGGGTGGTTCAAGGGGCTAATGTCAATGGGGAGGTTTGCATTAGGGGTCCAAATGTTACTAGAGGGTATAAGAATAATCCGGATGCTAATACATCGGCTTTCGAATTCGGGTGGTTCCATACCGGAGACGTCGGCTTCTTCGATCCCGACGCCTACTTGCATCTTGTTGGGAGGATCAAGGAGTTGATCAATCGTGGAG GGGAAAAGATATCGCCGATTGAAGTTGATGCCGTTCTTTTGTCCCATCCGGAGATCGCTCAGGCCGTGGCGTTCGGAGTCCCCGATGATAAGTATGGGGAAGAG ATTAATTGTGCGGTAATTCCCAGGGAAGGATCAAACTTGGATGAAGCAGAGGTTTCAAGGTTCTGCAAGAAAAATCTTGCTGCATTCAAGGTCCCAAAGAAGGTTTTCATCACGGATTCGCTCCCGAAAACCGCTACCGGGAAAATCCAACGGAGAATTGTTGCAGAACACTTCCTCGCACAGATTTCTATTGCTAAGGTTCCCAAATTCGGAGCTTAG